AGCAGTGCGGCCGTCATGAGCCCACCGATGCCGCCGCCCACTACGACGACGCGGCCCGGCCCGCCGTCGGGCGCGCCGGCGCGGGGTGAGGGCGCACCCGCCGGACGGGTGCGCGGTGCCGTCGTCGTCACGCCTGCTGACCTCCGCGTCGCACGTCCCACCACTCACGGGCCACCGCGGCCGCGACCACCCGCGCCTTCACCGGCGCCGGGACGCTCGCCCGGGCACGCACGAGCGCGTCGACCGGCTGTGCGGCGAGGTCGTCGAGCAGCCGGTCGTAGAGCGCGAGCGTCGCCGCGACCGCGTACCGCGAGCGCCCCGGCAGCCGCGGCAGCGCGGCGCGCGCGACGGCGACGTCGTGGGCGATCTCGTCGAGCACGGCGGCCCGCTGCGCCTCGGACAGCCGCCCGCGCTCGGTGCCCGGGAAGTACGTGCGGCCGAGCTCGCCCGCGTCGACGCCGAGGTCGCGCAGGAAGTTGATCTTCTGGAACGCGGCGCCGAGCGCCCGCGCACCCGCGACCTGCTCGGCGTCCGGCTCGACGAGCGGGGTGCCGGGCGTGCGGTCGGCGTTGAGGAAGACCCGCAGGCACATGAGGCCGACGACCTCGGCCGACCCGTACACGTACCGGTCGAAGCTCTCGCGGTCGTGCACCTCGACGGTGAGGTCGGCGCGCATCGACGCGAAGAACGGCTCGGTCTCGGAGGTCGTGATGCCGACGCGTCGGGCGGTCCGCGCGAACGCGTGCACGACGAGGTTCGTCGAGTAGCCGGTGCGGAGCGCCCGGACCGTCTGCGCCTCGAGCTCGTCGAGCTCGTCGGCGGCGGTCGGTCCCTGGAAGGTGTCGACGACCTCGTCCGCGAGCCGGACGAGCGCGTAGACCGCCTCGATGTCGCGGTGCGCGCGCTTGCCGAGCAGCCGTGCGCCCATCCCGAACGACGTCGAGTACGCGGACAGGACGAGCGCGCTGGTGCGGCCGGCGGTCGCGTCGTAGAGGCGGACGGATCGCACGTGTGCGGTGTGCGGCGCTCCGCGGGACTGGTCCACGGTCATCAGTGTCCCCGTCCGGCCAGGTCGTCCACCACACCGACGAGGTAGTCGCCGAGCGGGTGCGGCAGGTGCGCGGCGTGGGCGCGGGCGGTGTCGGCGGTGCGCTCGACGAGCAGGCGCATGGCGCCGAGCGCGCCGGAGTCGACCATGACGCTGCGGACGCGGTCGGCGTCGCGCTCGTCGAGGTCGGGCTGCCCGACGTACCGGTCGAGCACGGCCCGGCCCGCGCGGTCGGCGCCCGCGTAGGCGAGGCGCAGCAGCTCGGTGCGCTTGCCGCGGCGCAGGTCGGACAGCGTGGACTTGCCGGTCGCGGCGGGGTCGCCGAAGACGCCGAGGTCGTCGTCGGCGAGCTGGAACGCGAGGCCGAGGGCGACGCCGACGTCGTCGAGCCGCCGCCGCACGTCGAGGTCGGCACCCGCGAGCGCGGCTCCGGAGGCCAGCGGGGAGCGGCACGTGTACTCGGCGGTCTTGAGGGCGGCGACGAGCAGCGCGTCGACGTCGCGCGGCGCGAGCGACTCGGAGACGACGTCGAGCAGCTCGCCCGCGACGGCGGTCTCGATGCCGTCGGCGAGCAGGTCGGCGAGGTGCTCACGCAGGTCGCCGGGCACGGGGGTGCGTGCGAGCAGGCGGAACGCGGTCGTGAGCGCGAGGTCCCCCGCGAGGAGCCCGGCCGTGAGCGCGCGCTCGTCGGCGACGTGCTCGGGCAGCCCTGCGGCACGGGCGCGCTGCCGGGCGGACCCGCCGGCGTTGAGCCGGCCGCGGCGGCGGTCGTCGTGGTCGAGCACGTCGTCGTGCGCGAGCATCGCGACGTGCAGCGCCTCGTGCGCGGCGGCGACGGGCACGACCACGGACGACTCGCGGCCGCCGAGGCCCAGGTAGGCGGCGGCGACCAGGCGGGGGCGCAGCAGCTTGCCCCCGAGGGTGGCGCTCAGGTCCTCCCAGAGCGTCCGGGCCTCGACGGCGTGCCGGCCCGCGCGGGCGGCGCGCTCGACGAGCAGGTCCCGCAGCGCGGCATCGGCCCGCGCGGTGACGTCCTCCACGGCGAGTGCGAGCTCGGCGGTGGAGCGCAGGCTCCCGCCGGCGACGGCAAGGTCGCCCTCGTCCACGTGCCCTCCCGGTTTCTTCGGTGCGACCGCGGGTGATCGTGGGCACGGCCCCCGACGGAATGGTCAGCCTACTGAGTATTCGACCCGGCGCCACCGGACGGATGCAGCAGTACACGTCCTCTTCCGTGCGGAGGGCACGGCTGGATGCAGCAACAGTCGATCAATTTCCGATCAGATTCGACCAGGATCAAACACAGATCAACACGCGTGCGGTACCGTGGGCGTCATGACGTGGATGGTGACGGGTGGTGCCGGGTACATCGGGTCGCACGTGGTGCGGGCCTTCCAGCAGGCGGGCATCCCTCCCGTGGTCCTCGACGACCTGTCGAGCGGCCACCGCGGTTTCGTCCCCGACGACGTCGCGTTCGTCGAGGGCTCGATCCTCGACACCGGCCTCGTCGCCCGCGCGCTCGCCGAGCACGAGGTCGAGGGCGTCGTGCACCTCGCCGGGTTCAAGTACGCGGGGGTCTCCGTCCAGCGTCCGCTGCACACCTACGAGCAGAACGTCACGGGCACCGCCCACCTGCTCGACGCGATGGCGCAGCAGGGCGTCGGCGCGATCGTCTTCTCGTCGTCGGCCGCCGTCTACGGCACGCCCGACGTCGACCTCGTCACCGAGGACACCGCCACCACGCCCGAGTCGCCCTACGGCGAGTCGAAGCTCATCGGCGAGTGGCTGCTGCGCGACCAGGGCCGCGCGACCGACCTGCGGCACACGTCGCTGCGGTACTTCAACGTCGTCGGCTCGGGCACGCCGGACCTCTACGACACCAGCCCGCACAACCTGTTCCCGCTGGTCCTCGACGCCCTGACCGCCGGCCGCACGCCGCGCATCAACGGCACCGACTACCCCACGCCCGACGGCACCTGCGTGCGCGACTACCTCCACGTCGCCGACCTCGCCGACGCCCACGTCGCCGCCGCCCGCGCGCTCGCCGACGGCCGCCCGCTCGAGCGCGTCTACAACCTCGGCTCGGGCGACGGGGTCTCCGTCCGCGAGATCATGACCGCGATGGCCGACGTCACCGGCATCCCGTTCGAGCCCGAGGTCGCCCCGCGGCGCCCCGGCGACCCGGCCCGCATCGTCGCGTCGGGCGAGCTCGCCGCGCGCGACCTCGGCTGGCGCATGACGCACACGCTGCGCGACATGGTCGCGACCGCGTGGGAGGCCCGCCAGGCGCACTGACCCGCACCGCCCCGCTCCGCCCCGCGCGACGAGGCGGCGTCAGCGCGGGGCGACCGGGAGGGCCTGCAGCTCCGGGAGCCGGGCCGCGAACGCCTCCAGGACCGACTCGCGGCCCGCGTACACGCCGTCGGGTCGGGGCCAGTGCACGACGACGTCGGTGAACCCGAGCGCCGCCGCGCGCTCGACGCCCTCGACGGCCAGGTCGAGCGACGTCAGCGAGAACACGGGCGCACCGTCGAGACTCAGGTACCGGCGCAGCCGCGGCGTCGTGACCCCGTCACGACCCTCGGTGGCCTCGACCGCGTCCATCTGCGCCGACACCTCGGCGAGCCCGGCCCACCAGCGCTCCTGCGCACCCGTGGGGTCACCTTCGGCGCCCTCGGTGTCGTACGTCGGCCCGTAGGTGACCCAGCCCTGCCCGAGCCGCGCGGCCAGCCGCATCGTGCGGGGGCCGGCCGCGGCCATGAGGAACGGGACCCGCGGCTGCGCGATCGTGCCGGGGATCATGCGCGCGTCGTGCGCCTCGTAGAACTCACCGGTGAACTCGGTCGACGCCTGCACGAGCAGCCGGTCCAGCAGCGTGACGAACTCCTCGTACCGCCGGGTCCGCTCGCCCCGCGACCACGGCGGCCCGGTGACGGCCGCGTCGAACCCCTCGCCGCCCGCGCCGATCCCGAGCAGGAACCGGCCGCCCGACACGTCGTCGAGCCCGAGCACGTCCTTGGCGAACGGCACGGGGTGCCGGAAGTTCGGCGACGCCACGAACGTGCCGAGCCGGATGCGCTCGGTCACGGCCGCGGCCGCGGCCAGCAGCGGCACGGTCGCGAACCACGGACCGTCGGCGAGCGTGCGCCACGCCAGGTGGTCGTACGTCCACGCGTGGTCGAACCCCCACTCCTCCGCCCGACGCCACCGCTCCTTCGCCTGTGACCAGCGGTCCTGGGGCAGCAGCACGATCCCGACGGCGACCATGCGCCGACCCTAGCCGCCGGCGACGACAGCCGACCGCGCGCGCGACGCCGTCACGCCACCGAGGGCGCGGTCAGCCCCAGCCGAGCTCGTGCAGCCGGTCGTCATCGATGCCGAAGTGGTGCGCGACCTCGTGCACGACGGTCACCGCGACCTCCTCGACGACCTCGTCGCGGTCCTCGCAGATCGCCAGCGTCGGGTTGCGGTAGATCGTGATGCGGTCGGGCAGCGACCCGGCGGCCCACCACTCGCCGCGCTCGGTGAGCGGCGTCCCCTCGTACAGGCCGAGCAGCTCGGGGTCGTCGGACGGCGCCTCGTCCTCGACCAGCACGACGACGTTGTCGATCAGCCGGGCGAGCTCGGGCGGGATCTCGTCGAGCGCGTCGCGGACGGCGTCCTCGAACTCGGCACGCGACATCTCCACCACGCTCCCATCCTGCCTGCTCACGGCCCCGACGCCTCCCCGGTCCGTCCGGCCGGGCGCAGCGCTTTTGGAGTTCGGCCCCCGCTCCCGTATGCTCGTCTCCGGTCATCCGGCGCCTCGTCGTCAGGGGCGGGACACGCCCCCATCGTCTAGCGGCCTAGGACCCCGCCCTTTCACGGCGGTAGCACGGGTTCGAATCCCGTTGGGGGTACGAGCAGGTGCAGTGAAGCAGTACAGCAAGGCCTTGTTCCACCAAGGCCCCGTAGCGCAGTTGGTTAGCGCGCCGCCCTGTCACGGCGGAGGTCGCGGGTTCAAGTCCCGTCGGGGTCGCTCGAAGCGCCGGTCCTCGGACCGGCGTTCTCGTTCCGAGGCTCTGTAGCTCAGTTGGTAGAGCGTTCGACTGAAAATCGAAAGGTCACCGGATCGACGCCGGTCGGAGCCACCGCGACGAAAGGCCCCCTGGATCACCAGGGGGCCTTTCGTGCGTCTCCGGGCGGTATGACCTGGGCCGATGATCCCGACCAGGACGCGCTCGCCCGCCTAGGGTGGGACGTGCACCGCACTGTCCCCCGACGGAGGAACCCGTGAGCAGCACCGGCCCCGAGCGCCCGCGCAAGCCGTTCTTCGAGCGCTTCACCGAACCGTTCGCCGACATCGCCCGCGAGAAGATCGGGCAGGCGGAGGACCGGGTCCGCGAGGCGATCCAGGCCGAGATCGACGCCGTCAGCGCGAGCGTGCGCGCCCGCGCCGTGCAGGTCCGCCCGTCGGCCATCGGGTTCGGCGCCGCCGCGCTGCTCACGTTCTTCGGCCTCGCCCTGTTCGTGACCGCCGCCGTCGTCGGCATGGCGCACGTCGTCGAGCTGTGGCTCGCGGCGCTGCTCGTCGGCGCGGCGCTCATCATCGTCGCGGGCGGCCTCGCGGCGTGGGCCCGGCACCGTTTGCCGAAGGGTCAGCCGCTGAGCGTCACGCGCGCTCACGAGGTGGTCCACCCCGCCGAGGAGCAGGTCCACCCCTGGTCCGACTGACGCTCGCTCGGCCGCCCGTCGGCGCCGCACGGATGCGCCCCGCCACCTGCGCTTGCACACTGGGAGTCCCGGTCCGAGGACGCCGGGCGACGAGCGACGGAAAGGCGTCACCATGACCACGCAGCCAGGACCGACGGGCGAGACCCGGAGCATCGGTCAGCTCGTGAGCGACCTGAGCGAGCAGACGTCCCGGTTGGTCCGCGCCGAGCTCGACCTCGCCAAGGCCGAGATCCAGGCCAAGGCGCAGCAGCTCGGGATCGGTGCGGGACTGCTGGCCGCGGCCGGCATCCTCGCGCTGTACGTGCTGGCCGCCGCGATCACGACCGCGATCCTCGGCCTGTCGACCGTGATGGACGCGTGGCTCGCGGCGCTGATCGTCACGGTGTTCCTGCTGATCGTGACGGTGATCCTGGCGCTCGTCGGCATCCGCCTGGTCAAGCGCGGGTCGCCCCCGACGCCGGAACGCGCGATCGAGAACGTGCACGAGGACCTCGAGGCCGTGAAGGCGGGGTGGAACGCATGAGCGGCCAGACCACGAAGAAGGACGACGCGACGCAGGACCAGAAGCCGGCGATCACCACGCCGCGCATGGTCGAGGCCGAGAGCGAGGTCGCGCGCACGCGTGCCGAGCTCGCGGCGACCGTCGACGCGCTCGCCGATCGCCTCGACCCGCGCGCGCAGGCGAAGAGCGCCGTCGACGGCACCAAGCGGCTGTGGTCGGACGCCACGACCAAGGACGCCGACCCGCACCGGCAGAAGCGGGCGCGCGCCGTGATCGGCGGCGCCGTGGCGGTCGTCGCGCTCCTCGCGGCGGCGGGGCTGCGCCGCAAGGGCTGACCACCTGACGGCCTGATCGACCGACCGACCGCGGCGCTGCCATCTCGGGCGCCGCGGTCGTCGTCGTGACGCACGGGGTGCGGAGGTCGTCGTGACACACGGGCTGCGGACGTCGTCGTGACGCACGGGGCCCGGATCGGGTGCGGGGCCGCGCGGCATCGGCGGCGGGGTCACGACGTCGTCGTCGTCCCAGGGGCCGCAGTCGGCACGCTCCTCCGGGGCCGGTGTCGGCGTGCGGTGTCCGGTCCGGACACGAGGACGTCGGCGCCCTCACGGCGCCGGCGTCATGGCCGCACGAGGCGGCGAGAGGGGCGGACGGGTGGAGCGCCCGCCCCGGTCGGTCGTCGGACGGGCGTCAGTCGTCCGACGCGTGCTGCTGAGGGACGCCGTTGAGCAGGTCGCGCACCTCGGACTCCCGGTAGCGACGGTGGCCACCGAGCGTGCGGATCGAGGAGAGCTTCCCGGCCTTCGCCCAGCGGGTCACGGTCTTCGGGTCGACCCGGAAGAGAGTGGCGACCTCGGACGGCGTGAGCAGCGCCTCGGACTCTGCGGGGTGAGCGGTCATCAGCTGCCTCCTGCGGCGAGCGTGCGGGCGGCCG
The sequence above is a segment of the Cellulomonas fimi genome. Coding sequences within it:
- a CDS encoding phytoene/squalene synthase family protein; its protein translation is MRSVRLYDATAGRTSALVLSAYSTSFGMGARLLGKRAHRDIEAVYALVRLADEVVDTFQGPTAADELDELEAQTVRALRTGYSTNLVVHAFARTARRVGITTSETEPFFASMRADLTVEVHDRESFDRYVYGSAEVVGLMCLRVFLNADRTPGTPLVEPDAEQVAGARALGAAFQKINFLRDLGVDAGELGRTYFPGTERGRLSEAQRAAVLDEIAHDVAVARAALPRLPGRSRYAVAATLALYDRLLDDLAAQPVDALVRARASVPAPVKARVVAAAVAREWWDVRRGGQQA
- a CDS encoding polyprenyl synthetase family protein, with translation MDEGDLAVAGGSLRSTAELALAVEDVTARADAALRDLLVERAARAGRHAVEARTLWEDLSATLGGKLLRPRLVAAAYLGLGGRESSVVVPVAAAHEALHVAMLAHDDVLDHDDRRRGRLNAGGSARQRARAAGLPEHVADERALTAGLLAGDLALTTAFRLLARTPVPGDLREHLADLLADGIETAVAGELLDVVSESLAPRDVDALLVAALKTAEYTCRSPLASGAALAGADLDVRRRLDDVGVALGLAFQLADDDLGVFGDPAATGKSTLSDLRRGKRTELLRLAYAGADRAGRAVLDRYVGQPDLDERDADRVRSVMVDSGALGAMRLLVERTADTARAHAAHLPHPLGDYLVGVVDDLAGRGH
- the galE gene encoding UDP-glucose 4-epimerase GalE, with the translated sequence MTWMVTGGAGYIGSHVVRAFQQAGIPPVVLDDLSSGHRGFVPDDVAFVEGSILDTGLVARALAEHEVEGVVHLAGFKYAGVSVQRPLHTYEQNVTGTAHLLDAMAQQGVGAIVFSSSAAVYGTPDVDLVTEDTATTPESPYGESKLIGEWLLRDQGRATDLRHTSLRYFNVVGSGTPDLYDTSPHNLFPLVLDALTAGRTPRINGTDYPTPDGTCVRDYLHVADLADAHVAAARALADGRPLERVYNLGSGDGVSVREIMTAMADVTGIPFEPEVAPRRPGDPARIVASGELAARDLGWRMTHTLRDMVATAWEARQAH
- a CDS encoding LLM class flavin-dependent oxidoreductase, whose protein sequence is MVAVGIVLLPQDRWSQAKERWRRAEEWGFDHAWTYDHLAWRTLADGPWFATVPLLAAAAAVTERIRLGTFVASPNFRHPVPFAKDVLGLDDVSGGRFLLGIGAGGEGFDAAVTGPPWSRGERTRRYEEFVTLLDRLLVQASTEFTGEFYEAHDARMIPGTIAQPRVPFLMAAAGPRTMRLAARLGQGWVTYGPTYDTEGAEGDPTGAQERWWAGLAEVSAQMDAVEATEGRDGVTTPRLRRYLSLDGAPVFSLTSLDLAVEGVERAAALGFTDVVVHWPRPDGVYAGRESVLEAFAARLPELQALPVAPR
- a CDS encoding metallopeptidase family protein — encoded protein: MSRAEFEDAVRDALDEIPPELARLIDNVVVLVEDEAPSDDPELLGLYEGTPLTERGEWWAAGSLPDRITIYRNPTLAICEDRDEVVEEVAVTVVHEVAHHFGIDDDRLHELGWG
- a CDS encoding phage holin family protein, with the translated sequence MSSTGPERPRKPFFERFTEPFADIAREKIGQAEDRVREAIQAEIDAVSASVRARAVQVRPSAIGFGAAALLTFFGLALFVTAAVVGMAHVVELWLAALLVGAALIIVAGGLAAWARHRLPKGQPLSVTRAHEVVHPAEEQVHPWSD
- a CDS encoding phage holin family protein; the protein is MTTQPGPTGETRSIGQLVSDLSEQTSRLVRAELDLAKAEIQAKAQQLGIGAGLLAAAGILALYVLAAAITTAILGLSTVMDAWLAALIVTVFLLIVTVILALVGIRLVKRGSPPTPERAIENVHEDLEAVKAGWNA
- a CDS encoding DUF3618 domain-containing protein, producing the protein MSGQTTKKDDATQDQKPAITTPRMVEAESEVARTRAELAATVDALADRLDPRAQAKSAVDGTKRLWSDATTKDADPHRQKRARAVIGGAVAVVALLAAAGLRRKG
- a CDS encoding BldC family transcriptional regulator; the encoded protein is MTAHPAESEALLTPSEVATLFRVDPKTVTRWAKAGKLSSIRTLGGHRRYRESEVRDLLNGVPQQHASDD